The Lonsdalea populi genome window below encodes:
- the sctT gene encoding type III secretion system export apparatus subunit SctT, translated as MLTLDTLERLYDFIFALTLGMARLYPCLFLVSLFSFTLVKGLLRNAIVLALALVPAAAIQQQMQDTTLNWPLLPGLLLKELVVGLLLGCILAMPFWLFESVGALFDNQRGALIGGQLNPALGSDATPLGHMMKQLLTLMLLLTLGLSGLTQLLWDSYRLWPALVWLPPLRETGFHAYLTLLADTFTHLVIFAGPLVALLLLLEFSIALLSLYSPQLQVYVLSVPAKCLAGIAFFIVYLPILQYLAEGRIQALPDLKHVLPQFFPTFS; from the coding sequence ATGCTGACCCTCGATACTCTCGAACGCCTGTATGACTTCATTTTTGCTCTGACGCTCGGTATGGCCAGACTCTATCCCTGCCTGTTTCTGGTGTCGCTATTTTCGTTCACGTTGGTGAAAGGCCTGCTCAGAAATGCCATCGTGCTGGCATTGGCACTGGTGCCGGCCGCCGCCATCCAACAGCAGATGCAGGACACGACGCTCAATTGGCCGCTGTTGCCGGGCTTGTTGCTCAAGGAGCTGGTAGTCGGGCTGCTGTTGGGCTGCATCCTGGCGATGCCTTTCTGGCTGTTTGAATCCGTGGGCGCGTTATTCGACAACCAGCGCGGCGCCTTGATCGGCGGACAGCTCAACCCCGCGCTCGGCAGCGACGCCACACCCCTCGGCCATATGATGAAGCAGCTGTTGACGTTAATGCTGTTGCTGACGCTGGGACTCTCCGGATTGACGCAGCTGCTCTGGGACAGCTATCGCCTGTGGCCCGCGCTGGTCTGGCTGCCGCCGCTTCGCGAAACCGGCTTCCACGCCTATCTCACCCTGCTGGCCGACACCTTCACGCATCTGGTGATTTTCGCCGGGCCGCTGGTGGCGCTGCTGCTACTGCTGGAGTTCAGCATTGCCTTGCTGAGCCTGTATAGCCCGCAACTGCAGGTCTATGTGCTGTCCGTGCCCGCCAAATGTCTGGCCGGGATAGCGTTCTTCATCGTGTATCTGCCGATTTTGCAATATCTTGCAGAGGGGCGGATTCAGGCGCTGCCGGACCTGAAACACGTTTTGCCGCAATTTTTCCCCACGTTCTCCTGA
- a CDS encoding ABC transporter substrate-binding protein has translation MLKKFALSALIVAMSSQAWAENLTVISFGGTNKDAQDKAFYKPFMAAGKGTIESGEYNGEMARLRAMVETGQISWDIVEVEGPELLRGCNEGLLEPLDWKKLGDPSQFVKGSVSECGAGIFVWSTVLTYNANKLKQAPTSWADFWDVQKFPGKRALRKSAKFTLEIALLADGVKREDLYTVLATPAGVDRAFKKLDQIKSNIQWWESGAQPLQWLVSGDVVMTSAYNGRVAVAQKEKPGINIVWKDSIYDLDSWAIVKGSKHKALAEQFIAFANKAENQKVFAENIAYGPTNIKTNELLPAAIRSNLPTAPENLEQSLAVDTEFWIDHGEELEQRFNSWAAQQ, from the coding sequence ATGTTGAAAAAATTTGCTTTATCCGCGCTGATTGTCGCCATGAGCTCTCAGGCCTGGGCCGAAAACCTGACCGTGATTTCTTTTGGCGGCACCAATAAGGACGCGCAGGATAAAGCGTTCTACAAGCCATTTATGGCCGCAGGCAAGGGCACGATCGAATCCGGGGAATACAACGGCGAAATGGCGCGCCTGCGTGCCATGGTGGAAACCGGTCAAATCAGTTGGGACATTGTCGAAGTCGAAGGGCCGGAGCTGCTGCGCGGCTGTAACGAAGGGCTGCTGGAACCGCTGGACTGGAAAAAATTGGGAGACCCGTCTCAGTTTGTGAAAGGTTCCGTTTCCGAATGCGGCGCCGGGATCTTCGTCTGGTCGACGGTGCTGACCTACAACGCCAACAAATTGAAGCAGGCTCCTACCAGTTGGGCCGATTTCTGGGATGTGCAGAAGTTCCCCGGCAAACGCGCCTTACGTAAAAGCGCCAAGTTCACGCTGGAAATCGCCCTGCTGGCCGACGGCGTGAAGCGCGAAGATCTGTATACAGTGCTGGCAACGCCCGCCGGCGTGGATCGCGCGTTCAAGAAACTCGATCAAATCAAGTCCAATATCCAGTGGTGGGAGTCCGGCGCACAGCCGTTGCAGTGGCTGGTTTCCGGCGATGTCGTGATGACCTCCGCCTACAACGGTCGCGTGGCCGTGGCGCAGAAAGAAAAGCCGGGCATCAATATCGTCTGGAAGGACAGTATTTACGATCTAGATAGCTGGGCCATCGTAAAAGGCTCGAAACACAAAGCGTTGGCGGAACAGTTTATCGCCTTTGCCAATAAGGCGGAAAATCAGAAGGTCTTTGCGGAAAATATCGCCTACGGTCCGACCAACATCAAAACCAACGAACTGCTGCCTGCCGCCATTCGCTCCAACTTGCCGACAGCGCCGGAAAACCTGGAACAGTCTCTGGCAGTGGATACCGAATTTTGGATCGATCACGGGGAAGAGTTGGAACAGCGCTTCAATTCCTGGGCCGCCCAGCAGTAA
- a CDS encoding ABC transporter permease: MRQQGALVIRLWNAFFNFYGAAMLLFLIVPVLVIVPLSFNAGSFLSYPLAGFSLRWYREFFHSSEWLSSLGNSLLIAPLATLLATSLGVLAAVGLVRGEFRGKSLVMAVLISPMIAPVVIVAVGMFFFFAKLSLLNSYLGLVLAHAMLGVPFVVITVTAVLKNYDQNLTRAAASLGAPPLLAFRKVTLPLIAPGVFSGALFAFATSFDEVIVTLFLASPRQRTLPLQMFAGIRENLDPTIAAAASMMVGAALLLLIVMEVLRRRGEKLRGAQH, translated from the coding sequence ATGAGACAACAAGGCGCGCTGGTTATCCGTTTATGGAATGCGTTCTTTAATTTTTACGGCGCGGCAATGCTGCTGTTCCTGATTGTTCCCGTGCTCGTGATTGTGCCGCTATCGTTCAATGCAGGCTCGTTTCTGAGCTATCCGCTAGCCGGTTTTTCGCTGCGCTGGTATCGCGAGTTTTTCCACTCCAGCGAGTGGCTCAGTTCTCTTGGCAACAGCCTGCTGATCGCGCCGCTGGCGACGCTGTTAGCGACCTCGCTGGGCGTTCTCGCGGCGGTCGGGCTGGTGCGTGGTGAATTTCGAGGTAAATCGCTGGTAATGGCGGTGCTGATTTCACCGATGATTGCGCCCGTGGTGATCGTCGCCGTCGGGATGTTTTTCTTCTTCGCCAAACTCTCGCTGCTAAACAGCTATTTGGGGTTGGTGCTGGCGCATGCGATGCTGGGCGTGCCGTTCGTGGTGATTACCGTCACGGCCGTGTTGAAAAACTACGACCAAAATCTTACCCGCGCGGCGGCCAGCCTGGGGGCGCCTCCGCTGTTGGCGTTCCGTAAGGTGACGCTGCCCTTGATCGCGCCCGGCGTGTTTTCCGGCGCGCTGTTCGCGTTCGCGACGTCGTTCGACGAAGTGATTGTCACGCTGTTTCTGGCCAGTCCGCGTCAGCGCACGTTGCCGCTGCAGATGTTCGCCGGGATCCGTGAAAACCTGGACCCGACTATCGCGGCGGCCGCGTCGATGATGGTGGGGGCCGCGCTGCTGTTGCTGATCGTGATGGAAGTGCTGCGGCGACGCGGTGAAAAGCTGCGCGGCGCACAGCACTAA
- the sctR gene encoding type III secretion system export apparatus subunit SctR, translated as MTSGAFDPVMFALMLGALSLIPLMMVVCTCFLKIATVLLITRNAIGVQQVPPNMALYGIALAATLFVMAPVFGDIKQRFQDTPLDMSDLGTLETTATRGIEPLQKFMSRNTDPDILTHLHENSIRMWPAAMSDKVTPDNILLVIPAFVLSELQAGFKIGFLIYIPFIVIDLIVSNVLLALGMQMVAPTTLSLPLKLLLFVLVSGWTRLLDGLFYSYL; from the coding sequence ATGACGTCGGGCGCGTTCGATCCGGTGATGTTTGCCCTGATGTTGGGGGCGCTGTCGCTCATTCCGTTAATGATGGTGGTTTGTACCTGTTTTTTGAAAATCGCCACCGTGTTGTTGATTACTCGTAACGCCATCGGGGTCCAGCAGGTGCCGCCGAATATGGCGCTGTACGGCATCGCGCTTGCCGCTACCCTGTTCGTCATGGCGCCGGTCTTCGGCGATATCAAACAACGCTTTCAGGATACGCCGCTGGATATGAGCGATCTCGGCACGCTGGAAACCACCGCGACGCGTGGCATCGAACCGTTGCAGAAGTTCATGTCCCGCAATACCGACCCGGACATTCTCACCCACCTGCATGAGAACAGCATTCGCATGTGGCCCGCCGCCATGTCCGACAAAGTGACGCCGGACAATATTTTGCTGGTGATCCCCGCCTTTGTGCTCTCCGAGCTACAGGCGGGATTCAAAATCGGCTTTCTGATTTACATCCCTTTTATCGTCATCGACCTGATCGTCTCTAACGTGTTGCTGGCGTTGGGGATGCAGATGGTCGCGCCGACGACGCTGTCGCTGCCGCTCAAACTGCTGCTGTTCGTGCTGGTCAGCGGTTGGACCCGACTGCTCGACGGCCTGTTTTATAGCTACCTGTGA
- the sbmA gene encoding peptide antibiotic transporter SbmA, with translation MFKSFFPHPKLFFSSAAIWSLICIAIWYAFARPLGANLLNLTDQPLPTSAARFWSPAFLWFYGYYAIAVGLFSACWFIFSPHRWQRWSILGSALIIFVTYFSVEVGVAVNAWYVPFYDLIQKALGTPHAVTIGAFYHELSVFLGIALCAVVVGVLNMFFVSHYVFRWRMAMNDYYMTHWPRLRHVEGAAQRIQEDSMRFASTVESLGVNLIQSVMTLIAFLPVLITLSVHVRDVPILGQIPYALLIAALIWSLAGTGLLAFIGIKLPGLEFNNQRVEAAYRKELVYGEDHAERATPPTVRELFTNVRKNYFRLYFHYTYFNIARVLYLQVDNVFGIVVLLPSIVAGALTLGLMSQINNVFDQVRSSFQYLINSWTTIVELLSIYKRLRSFESIIQDDDAPNPDYVSSPDA, from the coding sequence ATGTTCAAATCGTTTTTTCCTCATCCCAAACTATTCTTCTCTTCCGCCGCGATCTGGTCGCTGATCTGCATCGCCATCTGGTACGCTTTCGCGCGCCCTCTGGGGGCCAATCTGCTGAATCTGACCGATCAGCCGCTACCCACCAGCGCCGCGCGTTTCTGGAGCCCGGCCTTCCTGTGGTTTTACGGCTACTATGCGATCGCCGTCGGTCTGTTCTCAGCCTGCTGGTTCATATTCAGCCCGCACCGCTGGCAGCGCTGGTCCATTCTCGGTTCGGCTTTGATTATCTTCGTGACATATTTCTCCGTGGAAGTCGGCGTCGCGGTCAACGCCTGGTACGTGCCCTTCTACGATCTGATTCAGAAAGCGCTCGGCACCCCGCATGCCGTCACCATCGGCGCGTTCTATCACGAACTGTCGGTCTTTCTCGGCATCGCGCTGTGTGCGGTGGTGGTGGGTGTGCTGAATATGTTTTTTGTCAGCCACTATGTCTTTCGCTGGCGAATGGCGATGAACGACTACTACATGACGCACTGGCCTCGGCTGCGCCATGTCGAAGGGGCCGCCCAGCGTATCCAGGAAGACAGTATGCGCTTCGCATCCACGGTCGAGAGTCTGGGCGTCAATCTGATTCAGTCGGTCATGACGCTAATCGCCTTCCTGCCGGTGCTGATCACGCTTTCCGTCCACGTCAGAGATGTGCCGATCCTTGGCCAAATCCCCTATGCGCTCCTTATCGCCGCGCTGATCTGGTCGCTGGCGGGCACCGGGCTGCTGGCCTTTATCGGGATCAAACTACCGGGACTGGAGTTCAATAACCAGCGCGTGGAGGCGGCTTACCGTAAGGAACTCGTCTACGGAGAGGATCATGCCGAGCGCGCCACGCCGCCGACCGTGCGCGAGCTGTTTACCAACGTGCGAAAAAACTACTTCCGGCTGTACTTCCACTACACCTACTTCAACATTGCGCGCGTACTATATCTGCAGGTGGACAATGTCTTCGGGATCGTCGTGTTGCTGCCCTCCATCGTGGCCGGTGCGCTCACGCTGGGCCTGATGTCGCAGATCAACAACGTGTTCGACCAGGTCCGCAGTTCGTTCCAGTATTTGATTAACTCCTGGACCACGATTGTGGAGCTACTGTCGATCTATAAACGTCTGCGCAGCTTTGAGTCCATTATTCAGGACGACGACGCGCCCAATCCCGATTACGTCTCCTCGCCGGATGCCTGA
- a CDS encoding NAD-dependent succinate-semialdehyde dehydrogenase produces the protein MQLKNRTLFRQSCLIDGQWQDSLSGETLSVNNPATGETLGSIPLVTAEQTQQAIDAAEKALSSWRQRTGKERAAVLLEWARLIRENQADLAALLTAEQGKSLAEASGEIGYANAFIEWFAEEAKRVEGSVLQSPQANQRLLVLKQPIGVTAAITPWNFPAAMITRKAAPALAAGCTMIVKPAEQTPFTALALGELAIQAGIPAGVLQVITGEAPAVGKVLCDSPVVRKLSFTGSTEVGRILMAQSAPTVKKLSLELGGNAPVIVFDDADLELAVKGIMASKFRNSGQTCVCANRIYVQRGIYPALAARLVEEVKKLKVGDGTKPGVMQGPLIDEQAVDKVRQHIDDALTKGATLLLGGESHELGGTFFTPTVIGDVTRDMRFAREETFGPVAPLFPFTDEAEAIAMANDTEFGLAAYVFTRDAVRQWRVPEAIEYGMVGINTGLISNEVAPFGGVKQSGLGREGSRFGIEEYLEMKYLCVDLTPSA, from the coding sequence ATGCAATTGAAAAATAGAACGTTATTTCGTCAGTCTTGCCTCATAGACGGTCAATGGCAGGACAGCCTGAGCGGCGAAACGCTCAGCGTCAACAACCCGGCAACCGGGGAGACGCTGGGCTCCATCCCGCTGGTGACGGCGGAACAGACTCAGCAGGCGATCGACGCGGCGGAAAAAGCGCTGTCGTCATGGCGTCAGCGCACGGGTAAAGAGCGCGCCGCAGTGCTGCTCGAATGGGCGCGTCTGATTCGCGAAAATCAGGCCGATCTGGCGGCGTTATTGACGGCCGAGCAGGGGAAATCCCTGGCGGAAGCGTCCGGCGAAATCGGCTATGCCAATGCGTTTATCGAGTGGTTTGCGGAAGAGGCCAAGCGCGTCGAGGGCAGTGTGCTGCAGTCTCCGCAGGCTAATCAGCGTTTGCTGGTGCTGAAACAGCCTATCGGCGTGACGGCGGCCATCACCCCGTGGAACTTCCCGGCGGCGATGATTACCCGCAAGGCTGCGCCAGCGCTGGCGGCAGGCTGCACCATGATCGTCAAACCCGCCGAACAGACGCCGTTTACCGCCTTGGCGCTGGGTGAACTGGCCATCCAGGCCGGTATTCCCGCCGGCGTATTGCAGGTGATTACCGGCGAAGCGCCGGCGGTGGGCAAAGTACTTTGCGATAGCCCGGTGGTGCGCAAACTGAGTTTCACCGGCTCGACGGAAGTCGGCCGTATCCTGATGGCGCAAAGCGCACCGACGGTGAAAAAACTGTCTCTGGAACTGGGCGGCAACGCGCCGGTCATCGTGTTTGACGACGCCGATCTTGAGCTGGCGGTGAAAGGCATCATGGCCTCCAAGTTCCGTAACAGCGGCCAGACCTGCGTCTGCGCCAATCGGATCTACGTACAGCGTGGTATTTATCCGGCGCTGGCGGCACGGCTGGTTGAGGAAGTGAAAAAACTTAAGGTCGGCGACGGGACTAAGCCAGGCGTCATGCAAGGGCCGCTGATTGATGAGCAGGCCGTCGACAAAGTGCGTCAGCACATCGACGACGCGTTGACGAAAGGCGCTACGCTGCTGCTTGGCGGCGAGTCGCACGAGCTGGGCGGCACGTTCTTCACCCCCACGGTGATTGGCGACGTCACGCGCGATATGCGGTTTGCTCGTGAAGAGACTTTCGGTCCGGTCGCTCCGCTATTCCCGTTTACGGACGAAGCGGAAGCCATTGCGATGGCGAACGACACTGAGTTTGGACTGGCGGCGTATGTCTTCACGCGTGACGCCGTTCGTCAGTGGCGCGTGCCGGAAGCGATTGAGTACGGCATGGTCGGCATCAACACCGGGCTTATCTCCAACGAAGTCGCGCCGTTTGGCGGCGTCAAACAGTCCGGGCTGGGTCGCGAAGGGTCGCGCTTCGGCATCGAAGAATATCTCGAGATGAAATACCTTTGCGTGGATCTCACGCCGTCAGCCTGA
- the sctU gene encoding type III secretion system export apparatus subunit SctU translates to MSEKTEKPTPKKLRDARRKGEVGQSQDIPKLLISAALLEMILALVNNGMEKLEMLMQLPLKRLTDPFGHAVNEIVGEALSLLATLCLLTVAVAILMRIVGAWLQYGPLFAPEALKLDFNRLNPVNQIKQMFSMRKLTEMLTNILKTVTIGFIFYRVMIPQLEWLAELAYGNLDGFWHGVAAVLQRVARTTLAALLVLAVLDFGLQKYFFMKQQRMSREDLRNEHKDSEGDPHMKGQRKSMARDILNAPAKLRPAGKVENADLLLVNPTHYAVALFYRPGQTPLPRILCKGEDEEARQLIARAHRAEIPVIRFVWLARTLYRQPEGRYIPRDTLQAVAQVYRVLRQLEQDTTRKAEVTEMDSERVI, encoded by the coding sequence ATGAGCGAAAAAACTGAAAAACCGACCCCGAAAAAGCTACGGGATGCGCGGCGCAAAGGCGAAGTCGGCCAAAGTCAGGACATCCCCAAACTGCTGATCAGCGCCGCGCTGCTGGAAATGATCCTGGCACTGGTCAACAACGGCATGGAAAAGCTCGAAATGCTGATGCAACTGCCGCTCAAACGGCTAACCGATCCGTTTGGACATGCGGTCAACGAGATCGTCGGCGAGGCGCTGAGTCTGCTGGCGACGCTATGTCTGCTGACCGTCGCGGTCGCCATACTGATGCGAATTGTCGGCGCCTGGCTCCAATACGGCCCGTTATTTGCCCCCGAGGCGCTTAAACTGGATTTTAACCGGCTTAATCCCGTCAATCAGATCAAGCAGATGTTTTCTATGCGCAAGCTGACGGAGATGCTGACCAACATATTGAAGACCGTCACCATCGGCTTTATTTTCTACCGCGTGATGATTCCGCAGCTGGAATGGTTGGCTGAGCTGGCTTACGGCAACCTGGACGGTTTCTGGCACGGCGTTGCGGCGGTGCTCCAGCGCGTGGCGCGCACGACGCTGGCGGCCCTGCTTGTCCTGGCCGTGCTCGACTTTGGACTACAGAAATACTTTTTTATGAAACAGCAAAGGATGAGTCGTGAAGATCTTCGCAACGAACACAAGGATTCCGAGGGCGATCCGCATATGAAAGGACAGCGCAAGTCGATGGCGCGCGACATCCTCAATGCACCCGCCAAACTGCGCCCGGCCGGCAAGGTGGAAAATGCCGACTTACTGCTGGTCAACCCTACCCACTACGCGGTGGCGCTGTTTTACCGTCCGGGACAAACCCCGCTGCCGCGCATCCTGTGCAAAGGAGAAGATGAGGAGGCACGCCAGCTCATCGCCCGCGCGCATCGGGCCGAGATCCCGGTGATCCGCTTCGTCTGGCTTGCCCGCACGCTCTACCGTCAGCCGGAAGGCCGTTACATTCCGCGAGATACCCTGCAGGCCGTCGCTCAGGTCTACCGGGTGCTGCGGCAGTTGGAGCAGGACACCACGCGCAAAGCGGAGGTGACCGAGATGGACAGCGAGCGCGTTATATGA
- the yidD gene encoding membrane protein insertion efficiency factor YidD: MSLRLIMLYRRYAPDRIRGRCRFHPSCSTYALVSIRRFGALSGWKLAIARLRRCRPPNGAVDYPPRASRLE, encoded by the coding sequence TTGAGTCTGCGGCTAATCATGCTGTATCGCAGGTATGCGCCCGACAGGATCCGCGGCCGCTGTCGTTTCCACCCTTCTTGCTCGACCTACGCGCTGGTGTCTATCCGCCGCTTCGGCGCGCTGTCAGGTTGGAAATTGGCGATAGCGCGCCTGAGGCGCTGCCGGCCGCCCAACGGCGCGGTGGATTACCCGCCCCGCGCGTCGCGGCTGGAATAA
- a CDS encoding ABC transporter permease, whose product MTQSERVAAAPPAEHLENASLKQQLRHAQSRYKKRSLLLIAPLFLFILVSFLFPIFSILGKSVSNPELRTHMPATLAAMQQWPGNEVPNEDVFKALITDLRQARSGGQVAAITKRLGYEDGQYRTLINRTLRKMPPADSGSVREQLIADQPLWGELNTWKTLQRASRPFTSYYLLAVFDHRVDPHTGSITAQSPEQSLYVDVLLRTLKMAGVVTLLCVGLGYPLSYWLAKQPSNRANLLMILVLLPFWTSLIVRTASWIVLLQSGGLINRSLMALSIIDHPLMLVFNRVGVYISMTHILMPFFVLPLYAVMKGISPNYVRAAISLGAHPFIAFWRVYVPQTYAGVTAGALLVFMMAIGYYITPALLGGPGDQMLSYFVAFFTNTTMNWGMAAALGTQLLVIVTLLYVVYIRVTRTNAEIAAQ is encoded by the coding sequence ATGACCCAGAGCGAAAGGGTGGCCGCCGCGCCACCGGCCGAGCACCTGGAAAACGCCAGCCTGAAACAACAGCTGCGTCATGCACAGTCGCGCTATAAAAAACGTTCGCTGCTGCTGATCGCGCCGCTGTTCCTGTTTATCCTGGTTAGCTTCCTGTTTCCCATTTTTTCGATTCTGGGCAAGAGCGTATCCAACCCTGAACTGCGTACCCACATGCCCGCCACGCTTGCAGCGATGCAGCAGTGGCCGGGCAATGAGGTTCCCAATGAGGACGTATTCAAGGCGCTGATTACCGATCTCCGTCAGGCTCGCAGCGGTGGGCAGGTGGCGGCGATCACCAAACGGCTGGGGTATGAAGATGGCCAATACCGCACGCTGATCAACCGCACGCTGCGCAAAATGCCGCCGGCCGACAGCGGTTCGGTCCGGGAACAGCTGATCGCCGATCAGCCGCTGTGGGGTGAACTGAATACCTGGAAAACCCTCCAGCGCGCTTCACGACCTTTCACCAGCTATTACCTGCTTGCCGTGTTTGACCATCGGGTAGATCCGCATACTGGTTCGATTACGGCGCAGTCGCCGGAACAGTCGCTGTATGTGGATGTGCTATTGCGCACGCTGAAAATGGCTGGCGTGGTCACGCTGCTGTGCGTTGGGCTGGGCTATCCGCTGTCGTACTGGCTGGCCAAACAGCCGTCTAATCGCGCTAATCTACTGATGATCCTCGTATTGCTGCCGTTCTGGACCTCGCTCATCGTCCGCACGGCGAGCTGGATTGTGCTGTTGCAGTCCGGCGGGCTCATTAACCGTTCGCTGATGGCGCTGAGTATCATCGACCATCCGCTGATGCTGGTGTTCAACCGCGTTGGGGTGTACATCTCGATGACGCATATCCTGATGCCTTTTTTCGTCCTGCCGCTCTACGCGGTAATGAAGGGGATTTCGCCCAACTATGTTCGCGCCGCCATTTCACTGGGCGCACATCCGTTTATCGCCTTCTGGCGCGTCTACGTGCCGCAGACCTATGCCGGAGTAACGGCAGGCGCGCTGCTGGTGTTCATGATGGCAATCGGCTACTACATCACGCCCGCGCTGCTGGGCGGGCCGGGCGATCAGATGCTGAGCTACTTCGTGGCGTTCTTCACCAACACCACCATGAACTGGGGGATGGCGGCGGCGCTGGGAACGCAACTGCTGGTGATCGTCACCTTGCTGTATGTGGTCTACATTCGTGTGACCCGCACCAATGCTGAAATTGCCGCGCAATAA
- the sctS gene encoding type III secretion system export apparatus subunit SctS, with protein MEILNLFRQAMVLVVMLSAPPLVVAVLVGILISLLQAVMQLQDQTLPFAIKLVAVGLVLAITGRWIGLELIQLTLLAFNMIEQTRA; from the coding sequence GTGGAGATTTTGAATTTGTTTCGACAGGCTATGGTGCTGGTTGTGATGCTGTCCGCGCCGCCACTGGTCGTCGCCGTGCTCGTGGGCATCCTGATTTCGCTGCTGCAGGCCGTCATGCAGCTACAGGATCAGACGCTTCCTTTCGCCATCAAGCTGGTGGCGGTCGGTCTGGTGCTGGCAATAACCGGTCGCTGGATCGGCCTAGAGTTGATCCAACTGACCCTGCTGGCTTTCAATATGATCGAACAGACTCGCGCATGA
- a CDS encoding 4-aminobutyrate--2-oxoglutarate transaminase — MKNSELNQRRLAATPRGVGVMCDFFAAKAENATLWDVEGNEYIDFSAGIAVLNTGHRHPKLLAAVRDQLECFTHTAYQIVPYGSYVTLAERINELAPIDGAAKTTFFTTGAEAVENAVKIARAHTKRPGVIAFGAAFHGRTLLTMTLTGKVAPYSTGFGPFPGSIFHAMYPNEHQGISVEQAMESLDRLLHTDIAADQVAAIILEPIQGEGGFNVAPPEFISALRKLCDQHGMLLIADEVQSGFARTGKVFAMEYYQDKADLITMAKSLGGGFPISGVVGRADVMDAPGPGGLGGTYAGNPLAVASALAVLNVIEEEQLCQRAQKLGATLVETLEQAKANCPAIVDIRARGSMVAVEFNDPQTGKPSAEITKKYQQAALAQGLLLLTCGVHGNVIRFLYPLTIPDAQFKQALTLLSRVLAQ, encoded by the coding sequence ATGAAAAATAGCGAACTCAATCAACGTCGTTTGGCGGCTACACCGCGCGGTGTCGGCGTCATGTGTGATTTTTTTGCGGCCAAGGCGGAAAATGCGACGTTGTGGGATGTGGAAGGTAATGAATATATTGACTTTTCTGCGGGTATCGCCGTACTCAATACCGGCCATCGCCATCCAAAATTGCTGGCGGCTGTGCGCGACCAGCTGGAATGTTTCACGCATACCGCTTATCAAATCGTGCCCTACGGCAGCTATGTCACCCTCGCGGAGCGCATCAATGAACTGGCGCCTATCGACGGCGCGGCTAAAACCACCTTTTTCACTACTGGCGCAGAAGCCGTTGAAAATGCGGTAAAAATCGCACGCGCGCATACTAAACGTCCGGGAGTTATCGCCTTCGGCGCCGCTTTTCATGGACGCACGCTGCTGACGATGACGTTGACCGGTAAAGTGGCCCCTTATTCCACAGGATTCGGGCCGTTCCCCGGATCCATTTTTCATGCGATGTATCCGAATGAGCATCAGGGCATCAGCGTTGAACAGGCGATGGAGAGCCTCGACCGCCTGCTGCATACGGACATTGCCGCCGATCAGGTCGCGGCTATCATTCTTGAACCGATTCAGGGCGAAGGCGGCTTCAACGTGGCCCCACCTGAATTCATCAGCGCGCTGCGCAAGCTGTGCGACCAGCACGGCATGCTATTGATCGCCGACGAAGTACAAAGCGGTTTTGCGCGTACCGGCAAAGTCTTCGCCATGGAGTACTACCAAGACAAAGCGGACCTGATCACGATGGCGAAAAGCCTTGGCGGCGGCTTCCCGATCTCCGGCGTCGTAGGACGTGCCGATGTGATGGATGCTCCGGGTCCTGGCGGTCTGGGCGGCACTTACGCGGGTAATCCTTTGGCGGTGGCTTCCGCGCTGGCGGTGCTAAATGTTATCGAAGAAGAGCAACTGTGCCAACGTGCGCAGAAGCTGGGCGCTACTCTGGTAGAGACGCTGGAACAGGCGAAAGCGAACTGCCCGGCAATCGTGGATATTCGCGCTCGCGGTTCGATGGTGGCGGTGGAATTTAACGACCCGCAGACGGGCAAACCGAGCGCGGAAATCACCAAAAAATATCAGCAAGCGGCGCTGGCACAGGGGCTGCTGCTGCTGACCTGCGGCGTGCATGGTAACGTCATCCGGTTCTTGTACCCGCTGACGATCCCCGATGCCCAGTTCAAACAGGCCCTGACGCTTCTGTCCCGCGTTTTGGCTCAGTAA